The Bacillota bacterium genome has a window encoding:
- a CDS encoding terminase small subunit: MTAKQQRFVEEYLIDLNATQAAIRAGYSPKTANEQGAQNLAKVSVSDAIQKALSERSRRTGINQERVIEELAKIAFLNPADVIDMNEATIRGDANREDTACLASVKVKVIPSEDGNITEREVKTYDKIKALELLGRHLGMFSDKLKLEGPVPVVISGADDLED, encoded by the coding sequence CTGACTGCGAAGCAGCAGCGTTTTGTAGAAGAATATCTGATAGATCTGAATGCTACGCAGGCCGCTATCCGTGCCGGTTATTCACCTAAAACCGCAAACGAGCAGGGAGCGCAGAACTTAGCGAAAGTTAGTGTATCAGACGCTATCCAAAAGGCACTCAGCGAAAGAAGCAGGCGCACAGGCATAAACCAGGAGAGAGTTATCGAAGAGCTTGCGAAGATTGCTTTTCTAAACCCTGCCGATGTGATCGATATGAATGAAGCCACTATCCGGGGGGACGCAAACCGTGAGGATACAGCTTGTCTCGCTTCCGTAAAAGTCAAGGTTATACCCTCTGAAGACGGTAACATCACAGAACGTGAGGTAAAGACCTATGACAAGATCAAGGCGCTTGAACTGCTTGGGCGGCATCTGGGGATGTTCAGCGACAAACTGAAGCTGGAAGGTCCCGTTCCTGTTGTTATATCCGGGGCGGATGACCTTGAAGATTAA